One genomic window of Niveibacterium sp. SC-1 includes the following:
- a CDS encoding ATP-binding protein, protein MAKRSARFQVSSRLAHLLSQEYSSSEKALKELVDNAWDADADSVRISLPKPMSDAPIEIVDDGTGMTEEEVRRHYLAIAADRRVARGERTVGKSRRVKGRKGVGKFAGLMAASEMRLETWARGVKSSFDLRLVDLAGVEDIEKLPIDVASEPCPRGKHGTRIVLGGLHAGFAIPDPKKFRQVLLQEYGRESGIVIHVDGKPLGVDDVDGSYQDSSFQVEGVGDVRVRFSIAENKSVSRAPGIVLKVDGKAIGKPSFFGLDERDDFPQKLLKKLYGEIDADGLREHVTAGWDSIIENSELLAKLIATVQPTLVSAFDTRYRRDIQLAQARLQRTVHERLAELPEYRREYAQRAIARVLDRFFGEAPERVEPYIFVLLEAIENADYGAVLRHIAEAERSDVAAVAEALAEFGLADMAHLVEQAKARQAFLDNLEALARDPKTLEAQMHKAIEKNLWLLGAQYSLFSSNKTLARQSEDYLEKKFTGPRASDRPDLLLNESLDGSALLIEFKRPSHPLNFDDYQQATGYRHDLHKVMNKPIEVLVIGGKRSSDFPQKDLEPSVRVLSYLDVIATARRQIEWQLRSAHF, encoded by the coding sequence ATGGCGAAGCGGTCTGCCAGGTTTCAGGTCAGTTCCCGATTGGCCCATCTGCTTAGCCAGGAATATTCGTCCTCCGAGAAGGCACTGAAAGAGTTGGTCGACAACGCCTGGGACGCCGATGCGGATTCCGTGCGTATCTCCTTGCCCAAACCCATGTCGGACGCGCCAATCGAGATCGTGGATGACGGCACGGGCATGACCGAAGAGGAAGTTCGGCGCCACTATCTGGCTATCGCAGCCGACCGGCGGGTTGCGCGTGGCGAGCGCACGGTCGGGAAGTCGCGCCGAGTCAAGGGGCGTAAAGGCGTCGGGAAATTCGCGGGCCTGATGGCGGCATCCGAGATGCGCCTTGAGACCTGGGCTCGCGGCGTGAAGAGCAGCTTCGATCTACGCCTGGTTGACCTTGCAGGTGTTGAAGACATCGAAAAGCTCCCCATCGATGTCGCGTCCGAGCCATGCCCGCGAGGGAAGCACGGCACGCGAATCGTCCTGGGTGGTTTGCATGCGGGTTTCGCCATCCCCGACCCGAAGAAGTTCCGGCAAGTTCTGCTGCAGGAATATGGCCGCGAGTCAGGCATTGTCATTCATGTCGATGGCAAGCCACTGGGTGTAGATGATGTGGATGGGAGCTACCAGGACTCCTCGTTCCAGGTTGAGGGTGTAGGCGATGTTCGCGTCCGTTTCTCGATTGCAGAGAACAAGTCGGTGTCGCGCGCGCCGGGAATCGTGCTGAAGGTGGACGGTAAGGCAATTGGAAAGCCCTCGTTCTTTGGCCTGGATGAACGCGACGATTTCCCGCAGAAGCTGCTGAAGAAGCTTTACGGCGAGATCGATGCCGATGGTCTACGCGAGCACGTCACTGCAGGTTGGGACAGCATCATCGAGAACAGCGAGCTGCTGGCGAAGCTCATCGCGACAGTGCAGCCTACGCTTGTGTCCGCGTTCGATACGCGCTACCGGCGTGACATTCAACTGGCTCAAGCGCGATTGCAACGCACGGTTCATGAACGACTGGCCGAACTGCCGGAGTACCGCAGGGAGTACGCGCAGCGTGCTATCGCGCGAGTGCTTGACCGTTTTTTCGGGGAAGCCCCGGAGAGGGTGGAGCCGTACATCTTCGTCTTGCTCGAAGCGATTGAGAATGCCGACTACGGAGCTGTCCTGCGCCACATTGCCGAAGCCGAACGCAGCGATGTTGCTGCCGTGGCGGAGGCATTGGCGGAGTTTGGCCTGGCCGATATGGCACATCTCGTTGAGCAGGCCAAGGCCCGGCAGGCGTTTCTGGACAATCTTGAGGCCTTGGCTCGCGACCCGAAAACGCTGGAGGCGCAGATGCACAAGGCCATCGAGAAGAATCTCTGGCTGCTCGGTGCGCAATACAGCCTGTTCAGCTCCAACAAGACCCTTGCCCGTCAATCCGAAGACTATCTGGAGAAGAAGTTCACTGGACCTCGTGCGAGTGACCGCCCGGACCTTCTGCTGAACGAGAGTCTGGACGGGTCTGCACTGCTGATCGAGTTCAAACGACCAAGCCACCCCTTGAACTTTGACGACTACCAGCAGGCAACCGGATATCGCCACGACTTGCACAAGGTGATGAACAAGCCCATCGAGGTGCTGGTGATTGGCGGAAAGCGGTCCTCCGACTTTCCGCAGAAAGACCTTGAGCCTAGTGTCCGCGTCTTGTCCTATCTGGACGTGATTGCCACAGCCCGGCGTCAGATCGAGTGGCAGTTGAGAAGCGCCCACTTCTGA
- a CDS encoding STY4851/ECs_5259 family protein: MSVQDTWLGEFFESRNLSGPDGRMLYAYRLSEKEYHSLRTNLETWVAGGSFSRLAQRDAAFCARFVLFASEWWHREYAGGAWRWEPIIELIDRRHVVEAGSRTACVKRGFAFWGHQTDSSGKKFLGAVVAHGGLPLRALGQGIGTVSRILRDGLRLAARYGWQEEQLVAAIGERAVGLPESLRKEDIYRLLATMVLTAMELRMEYKLAGRGDPIAVLQAGDGKWMERFPISLEESAATPLLTDLLKEAAAQRQAAPTAVFSVRRSLMAVSEGAFELRAVVSAPRQAPADQLAAALGLRNAEVLPSYFSIDLAGDSESWLEGRLLLGQTQSARMDGGTRTLCGARALEDLAVVVRRRATPIGEGPCALPGGAAVPIDQPWVFAEREGTWLLAAVGGARLPEQLLRVALPAGWRLMPESDAGSTAMSRLGCLRVEGYPDMELYAISASVRAESDNECFHIRSGQSAKLTETLSWVGKRLPWQPKRYAAFRGVPVLYRLAEDGTRTRVPAADVVWNAVGGSRAVLAPHAIQGLVDAYCIQGGETLTRTRMLVLADSANIEFLSGLDINTGALRFHGFGGSSVAVVSANVVGCGELRAGELILNLCANEMPPETVTIGVMRSGQELHFVLPFPSTGGRFFDGDAHVMRDREQLSLRDLAGCRLRIFDQNPDRPKRYALRLSLSCTDTTTRVLDEEIPLSLPPNGVVEFRLIDVHRNIETMLSFSDELDAKVSVSLTISDRVASSIEVSRYATHLEHAERGLLSLATTGLRRADMEALGAVRLMAAPLLHANSEPQELEQETSEGVLTASWKTTALAAERGPWLIFPAPDSSITVRPLIWGPQLPELQSDTCALGLAMAEAEASARVVAIDAALRAMSENYSDGSWSLLDYLCKAFAHLPLSALDVFRVTVSEPAYAVAFALRAEGNVDNLCRRFGSELGFVWELTSPSDWVAATRRLRAYYATQLPPESLARIFPLLLKDRCDKLADALPSMRLMLELAGPAGGCAPSSEYVALQEGGAASATQTCQDLWKGEASLVQSVLLRGHEGQTWPDRDFWQLAVKELTDRMSAETKRSIGPSIQALFWETGGHKMSVANMPVICALWTTTGTQTAWWRDGINRQALRRLRAFDPEWFKQAYLAGLRACLGFGLSANFVIQPSAARTLGGSRVFTRAR, encoded by the coding sequence ATGAGTGTGCAAGATACATGGTTGGGAGAGTTCTTCGAGTCACGCAATCTCTCGGGCCCCGATGGCCGCATGCTGTACGCCTATCGCCTCAGCGAAAAGGAATATCACTCGTTGCGGACAAACCTGGAGACCTGGGTTGCCGGGGGCAGCTTCAGTAGACTTGCCCAACGCGACGCGGCGTTCTGTGCGCGCTTCGTGCTGTTCGCTTCTGAGTGGTGGCATCGCGAATATGCGGGCGGCGCATGGAGGTGGGAGCCGATCATTGAGTTGATCGATAGACGCCATGTTGTTGAAGCGGGAAGCCGCACTGCCTGCGTTAAGCGGGGTTTTGCCTTCTGGGGGCACCAAACCGATAGCTCCGGCAAGAAATTCCTCGGCGCAGTCGTAGCGCATGGCGGCCTTCCGCTCCGTGCGTTGGGCCAAGGCATCGGCACCGTATCGCGCATCTTGCGCGATGGCCTGCGTCTGGCAGCGCGTTATGGCTGGCAAGAGGAGCAGCTTGTTGCTGCGATAGGCGAGCGTGCAGTTGGTTTGCCGGAGAGCCTACGCAAGGAGGATATCTATCGCCTGTTAGCAACAATGGTCCTGACGGCGATGGAACTGCGCATGGAGTACAAGCTGGCGGGGCGCGGAGATCCAATCGCAGTCCTCCAGGCTGGCGACGGAAAATGGATGGAGCGATTTCCGATCTCTCTGGAAGAGTCTGCGGCCACGCCTCTCCTGACCGACCTGCTCAAGGAAGCGGCCGCTCAAAGACAAGCCGCGCCGACGGCGGTGTTCTCCGTGCGACGCAGTTTGATGGCTGTTAGCGAAGGGGCGTTCGAACTGAGAGCGGTCGTCTCGGCACCTCGGCAGGCACCTGCAGATCAGTTGGCCGCCGCCCTTGGTTTGCGTAACGCAGAGGTGCTGCCCAGCTACTTCAGCATTGATCTCGCGGGCGATTCGGAATCTTGGCTCGAAGGTCGCCTGCTGCTTGGCCAGACCCAAAGCGCAAGGATGGATGGCGGAACACGCACGCTCTGTGGAGCCCGTGCCCTGGAGGATCTGGCAGTAGTAGTACGCAGGCGCGCAACGCCTATCGGAGAGGGGCCCTGCGCGTTGCCAGGGGGGGCTGCCGTACCAATCGATCAGCCTTGGGTGTTTGCGGAGCGGGAAGGTACGTGGCTGCTGGCGGCGGTTGGTGGCGCGCGTTTGCCTGAGCAGTTGTTGCGCGTGGCTTTACCCGCCGGATGGCGTTTGATGCCCGAATCCGACGCGGGGTCCACCGCTATGAGCAGGCTGGGGTGTCTTCGTGTGGAAGGCTACCCGGACATGGAGCTGTATGCGATTTCTGCCAGCGTGCGCGCTGAAAGCGACAACGAGTGCTTTCACATCCGTAGCGGGCAGAGCGCGAAGTTGACCGAAACCCTTAGTTGGGTGGGCAAGCGCCTGCCCTGGCAACCGAAGCGCTACGCTGCATTCCGTGGCGTGCCAGTCCTCTACCGCCTTGCGGAAGATGGCACACGAACGAGAGTTCCAGCGGCGGACGTTGTCTGGAATGCCGTGGGCGGATCCCGGGCCGTGCTGGCGCCTCACGCGATTCAAGGGCTCGTGGATGCGTATTGCATTCAAGGTGGCGAAACCCTGACTCGCACGCGAATGCTGGTGCTCGCTGACTCGGCGAACATCGAGTTCCTTTCGGGGCTGGATATCAATACCGGCGCGCTTCGCTTCCACGGATTCGGTGGCTCCAGTGTCGCCGTGGTGTCGGCGAACGTTGTTGGATGTGGTGAATTACGAGCTGGTGAGCTGATCTTGAATCTGTGTGCCAATGAGATGCCGCCCGAGACGGTGACCATTGGCGTGATGCGAAGTGGGCAGGAGTTGCATTTCGTGCTGCCCTTCCCGAGTACTGGCGGGCGTTTCTTCGACGGCGATGCGCACGTCATGCGGGATCGCGAACAATTGAGTCTCCGTGACCTGGCAGGATGTCGTTTGCGCATCTTTGATCAGAACCCAGACAGGCCGAAGCGCTACGCACTCAGACTCTCTCTGTCTTGCACGGACACGACCACGCGCGTGCTCGATGAAGAGATTCCCTTGTCGTTGCCCCCCAATGGTGTAGTCGAATTCCGCCTGATCGATGTCCACCGAAACATCGAAACGATGCTGAGCTTCTCTGATGAGTTGGATGCGAAAGTCAGCGTTTCACTGACGATCAGCGATCGGGTCGCGAGCAGCATCGAAGTGTCACGCTATGCGACGCACCTGGAGCACGCAGAGCGAGGACTGCTGTCGTTGGCAACGACTGGGCTGCGCCGTGCTGATATGGAGGCACTGGGCGCAGTCCGTCTGATGGCCGCACCACTTCTGCATGCCAATAGTGAGCCGCAAGAGCTGGAGCAAGAGACGAGCGAGGGCGTCCTGACTGCGTCGTGGAAAACCACAGCACTCGCCGCCGAGCGCGGACCGTGGTTGATATTTCCGGCGCCGGATTCGTCGATCACGGTGCGACCCTTGATCTGGGGCCCGCAGCTCCCGGAGCTTCAGAGTGACACATGCGCGCTGGGGTTGGCGATGGCTGAAGCCGAGGCATCGGCCCGCGTGGTTGCGATTGATGCCGCACTAAGGGCGATGAGCGAGAACTACTCCGATGGTTCTTGGTCTCTGCTCGACTACCTGTGCAAGGCCTTTGCGCATTTGCCTCTCAGTGCGCTGGACGTCTTCCGCGTCACGGTTTCAGAACCGGCCTACGCCGTAGCCTTCGCGCTACGCGCTGAAGGGAATGTCGACAACCTGTGCCGCCGTTTCGGGTCAGAGCTCGGTTTTGTCTGGGAACTGACTTCTCCCAGCGATTGGGTGGCCGCCACTCGACGTCTCAGGGCGTACTACGCTACTCAGCTGCCGCCAGAGTCTTTAGCCCGAATTTTCCCCCTCTTGTTGAAGGATCGCTGCGACAAGCTCGCAGATGCGCTGCCATCAATGCGCCTGATGCTGGAGCTTGCAGGCCCTGCGGGGGGCTGCGCTCCCTCATCGGAATACGTCGCCCTGCAGGAGGGTGGAGCCGCTAGCGCAACCCAGACTTGTCAAGACCTGTGGAAGGGAGAAGCGAGTCTCGTGCAGTCTGTCCTGTTGCGCGGACATGAGGGCCAGACGTGGCCGGATCGGGACTTCTGGCAACTTGCGGTGAAGGAGCTGACAGATCGAATGAGTGCTGAAACCAAGCGCTCAATCGGCCCCTCAATACAAGCGCTTTTTTGGGAAACCGGCGGTCACAAGATGTCGGTCGCCAACATGCCCGTTATATGTGCCCTATGGACAACGACCGGCACACAGACAGCTTGGTGGCGAGACGGGATTAACCGGCAGGCCCTTCGGCGCCTGCGTGCCTTTGATCCGGAGTGGTTCAAACAGGCGTACCTGGCTGGCCTGCGTGCCTGCCTGGGATTCGGACTGAGTGCGAACTTTGTCATTCAGCCGTCTGCGGCCAGGACACTCGGCGGATCACGCGTCTTTACGCGCGCTCGGTAA
- a CDS encoding DUF262 domain-containing HNH endonuclease family protein, whose translation MNPDKTSAIALFSAPRQYVIPVFQRGYVWTLEKQVAPLWTDLEDRASHWLERQAILESNPGAQLAALRKHFLGSVVLTPISNAFGRVTAYEVIDGQQRTTTLHLLILAFHHAAAQLPDRAIADMLEALIRNAGVFKVANDAHKVWPTKAGRDEISFLDQVTDAMGVCAEFPAQKGKQRFERPLMVQAYLYLHQAILAFLAGVSMDDPQNEETDHSISDGLIHAVRHDNVPKLPVKEMPLLSSARAEALYMSLQDAVQIMTLTLEGEDDPQVIFETLNARGEPLLASDLIRNFVFLDAARSNQDVSLLYETYWQGFDEQRDQNDKVTANRYWREKERSGRITYPRIDLFFYHYTILRRKQETKVAHVFQGFKEWWQVGNRDLQSELKRIVTSSTYFKELITPEGSGYLAEFARLIKVLDVSTLIPVYLFLREQYESDNPALKQALGDLASYLARRAVCGFTTKSYNRTFLRMLEVMSEADVGDPATKIRAYLLGLGGHSQCWPSDHEFREYWMARPVYKELRPAKTAAVLRALEVAGRTSRQESDVVATVDSLSVEHVLPQGWDKTSHYSLLEHSDAAVAQRNQLLQTFGNLTLLTQSLNSSVSNGPFLDWSDGDRTVPGKRTQICGQSVLAMNAYFQHQSAWADEDIRERSEVLFNKAKGLWPKPQVLEV comes from the coding sequence ATGAATCCAGACAAGACTTCCGCCATTGCACTGTTCAGCGCCCCGCGTCAGTACGTGATTCCCGTTTTCCAGCGCGGGTATGTGTGGACGCTGGAAAAGCAGGTTGCTCCGCTCTGGACTGATCTTGAAGACCGTGCCTCACATTGGCTGGAGCGGCAAGCAATTCTGGAGTCAAACCCTGGCGCGCAGCTGGCTGCCTTGCGGAAGCATTTTCTTGGGTCTGTGGTGCTGACTCCAATCAGCAACGCATTTGGTCGTGTAACGGCCTACGAGGTGATTGATGGGCAGCAGCGCACCACAACCTTGCATTTGCTTATCCTGGCTTTTCATCATGCTGCTGCTCAGCTGCCAGACCGAGCCATCGCCGACATGCTGGAAGCCTTGATTCGCAACGCCGGGGTGTTCAAGGTTGCCAACGATGCGCACAAGGTCTGGCCGACCAAAGCGGGCCGGGATGAGATCAGTTTTCTGGATCAAGTCACGGACGCGATGGGTGTTTGCGCGGAATTCCCGGCGCAGAAAGGCAAGCAACGCTTCGAGCGGCCATTGATGGTGCAGGCGTACCTGTATCTTCATCAGGCCATCCTGGCTTTTCTGGCTGGCGTGTCAATGGATGATCCGCAGAACGAAGAGACAGATCACTCCATATCGGATGGCCTGATCCACGCGGTGCGACATGACAATGTGCCAAAACTGCCCGTCAAGGAGATGCCGCTGCTCTCTTCTGCGCGAGCCGAGGCGCTTTACATGAGCCTGCAGGATGCCGTGCAGATCATGACGCTCACGCTGGAAGGTGAAGACGATCCTCAGGTCATTTTTGAAACCCTGAATGCTCGCGGCGAACCACTTCTCGCATCCGACCTTATCCGCAACTTTGTGTTCCTCGATGCAGCCCGCAGCAATCAGGACGTCTCACTATTGTATGAGACCTACTGGCAGGGGTTCGACGAACAGCGCGACCAGAATGACAAAGTCACTGCCAACCGATACTGGCGTGAAAAGGAGCGTTCTGGCCGGATTACCTATCCGCGCATCGACTTGTTTTTCTATCACTACACGATTTTGCGTCGCAAGCAGGAAACCAAGGTTGCTCACGTTTTTCAAGGCTTCAAGGAATGGTGGCAGGTTGGCAACAGGGACCTCCAGTCAGAGCTGAAAAGGATCGTCACGTCGAGTACCTACTTCAAGGAGTTGATTACCCCCGAGGGCTCAGGCTACTTGGCTGAATTCGCTCGCCTGATCAAGGTGCTTGATGTGAGCACGCTGATTCCGGTCTATCTCTTCCTTCGCGAGCAATATGAGTCGGACAATCCTGCCTTGAAGCAGGCTCTTGGTGACCTTGCTTCCTATCTCGCTAGGCGCGCGGTATGCGGGTTTACGACCAAGAGCTATAACCGCACATTCCTGCGCATGCTTGAAGTCATGAGCGAAGCGGATGTGGGAGACCCAGCAACGAAAATCCGTGCTTACTTGCTCGGCTTGGGTGGGCATAGCCAATGCTGGCCGAGCGACCATGAGTTCCGCGAGTACTGGATGGCTCGGCCCGTCTACAAAGAGTTGCGTCCAGCCAAGACCGCCGCAGTATTGCGGGCGCTGGAAGTTGCCGGCAGAACCAGTCGTCAGGAGTCTGACGTTGTGGCCACCGTGGACTCGCTGTCAGTTGAGCACGTCCTGCCTCAGGGCTGGGACAAGACTTCCCACTATTCGCTTCTTGAGCATTCGGATGCGGCCGTCGCACAGCGAAACCAGTTGCTGCAAACCTTCGGCAATCTGACCTTGCTTACCCAAAGCCTGAATAGCTCTGTGAGCAATGGCCCATTCCTTGACTGGAGCGACGGAGATCGGACTGTTCCTGGCAAGCGCACCCAGATTTGTGGCCAAAGTGTCTTGGCCATGAATGCATATTTCCAGCATCAGTCTGCGTGGGCTGATGAGGATATCCGGGAGCGTTCGGAAGTCTTGTTCAACAAAGCGAAGGGGCTATGGCCCAAACCGCAGGTCTTGGAGGTCTAG
- the rmuC gene encoding DNA recombination protein RmuC, translating into MNAESYFLFVLGGLIGALVGWACIRKTSSAAHARLALELATANQSEAFLREELTRDRLALTEASTRCQRLNDALDVERTERARLQVHAGRIPELEVGLAQLHQTSLERDERLISLSNAEGQQTQAIADLRCRLEESSGQLKQLREALEQERTSARRQGEQLAEAASKGQSLSEMLEASRQQVAERTAQREAADHLCLRHATRLAELEAELNAERQQSAEKLALMQEAREALSNQFKALASEILEEKAKRFAEQNQTNLGQLLEPLKRRLQEFQGKVEEVYVNEGKDRSALGEQVKQLMALNQVMSDEARNLTRALKGSGKTQGSWGELVLERVLEASGLRKGEEYETQVSHPREDGGRSQPDVVIRLPESRSLVVDAKVSLLAYERFASAEDDVARAAALRQHLDSVRTHIKGLSEKRYQDLYGLRSLDFVLMFVPVEPAFMLAVTEDSDLFMDAWQKNVLLVSPSTLLFVVRTVAHLWRQEAQNRNAQEIAKRGAELYDKLVGFVTDMESLGARLQQAQDAYGAARSKLTTGRGNVIRQAEMLKGLGIKPVKAMPEQIKVLSLSDDAGMGGASVLERTPTETQPSASAAPA; encoded by the coding sequence ATGAATGCCGAATCCTATTTCCTGTTTGTCCTCGGCGGCTTGATCGGTGCACTAGTAGGCTGGGCCTGCATCCGTAAGACATCGAGCGCGGCTCATGCCCGGCTGGCATTGGAGCTCGCAACAGCAAACCAGAGCGAAGCCTTCCTCCGCGAGGAGCTTACGCGCGATCGCTTGGCGCTGACGGAAGCATCCACCCGGTGCCAAAGACTGAACGACGCATTGGACGTGGAGCGAACCGAGCGCGCACGGCTGCAAGTGCACGCCGGTCGCATACCGGAGCTGGAAGTTGGTCTCGCCCAGCTTCACCAGACATCTCTAGAGCGCGACGAGCGCCTGATCTCGCTCAGCAATGCCGAAGGACAACAGACACAGGCGATTGCCGATCTGCGCTGTCGTCTTGAGGAAAGCAGCGGGCAGCTCAAGCAGCTGCGCGAAGCGCTGGAGCAGGAGCGCACGAGCGCGAGGCGCCAAGGCGAACAGCTCGCCGAGGCGGCGAGCAAGGGCCAATCATTGAGCGAAATGCTGGAGGCGTCACGCCAACAGGTTGCCGAGCGCACAGCGCAGCGCGAAGCCGCCGATCACTTGTGTCTGCGGCACGCTACCCGATTGGCCGAGCTGGAGGCCGAACTGAACGCCGAGCGCCAGCAGAGTGCTGAGAAGCTTGCGCTGATGCAGGAGGCGCGCGAAGCCCTGTCCAACCAGTTTAAGGCGCTGGCGAGCGAGATTCTTGAAGAAAAGGCGAAGCGTTTTGCCGAACAGAACCAGACGAATCTAGGCCAGCTGTTGGAGCCGCTGAAGCGGCGTCTGCAGGAATTCCAGGGCAAGGTCGAAGAGGTCTATGTCAACGAGGGCAAAGACCGCAGTGCGCTGGGTGAGCAGGTCAAACAGCTGATGGCGCTGAACCAAGTCATGAGTGATGAGGCTCGAAACCTGACGCGCGCGCTGAAAGGTTCAGGCAAGACGCAGGGCAGTTGGGGTGAGCTCGTGTTGGAGCGCGTCCTGGAGGCGTCGGGGCTACGCAAGGGCGAAGAGTATGAGACCCAAGTGAGTCACCCACGCGAGGATGGGGGGCGGAGCCAGCCCGACGTGGTGATCCGTCTGCCCGAAAGCAGGAGCCTGGTCGTCGACGCTAAGGTCTCGCTGCTCGCCTACGAGCGCTTCGCAAGTGCGGAAGACGACGTAGCGCGCGCTGCTGCACTGCGTCAGCACCTGGATTCAGTCCGCACGCATATCAAGGGACTTTCCGAGAAACGCTATCAAGACCTCTATGGCCTGAGGTCGCTCGACTTCGTCTTGATGTTCGTGCCCGTCGAGCCGGCCTTCATGCTGGCGGTGACCGAGGATTCCGATCTGTTCATGGATGCGTGGCAGAAGAACGTGCTGCTCGTGAGCCCTTCCACGCTGTTGTTCGTCGTGCGCACCGTCGCGCATCTGTGGCGCCAGGAAGCGCAGAACCGTAACGCGCAGGAGATCGCGAAGCGCGGGGCAGAGCTGTACGACAAGCTCGTTGGATTCGTGACCGACATGGAGTCTCTTGGGGCGCGGCTGCAGCAGGCCCAGGACGCCTACGGAGCTGCGCGCAGCAAGCTGACTACCGGGCGCGGCAACGTCATCCGGCAGGCAGAGATGCTCAAGGGGCTGGGCATCAAGCCAGTGAAAGCAATGCCGGAACAGATCAAGGTGCTGTCATTGTCAGATGACGCGGGCATGGGCGGCGCCTCGGTTTTGGAGCGTACGCCGACCGAGACGCAACCGTCCGCCAGCGCGGCCCCTGCATAG